The Gemmobacter aquarius genome contains the following window.
GGCGGACCTGATCCTGATCCCGCAGAAGGGGCCGGACAAATCCGACCTTGCCGGATTGCGCCATGCGATGCTGGCCGAACATGCGGCCGATGTGCCGGTGGCCGTGTTCGACATGCCCAAGCGCGATGTATCGGGCGGGTATCTGGCAGGGGTGGATGCCTGGCATGATGCGATTGCGGCGGCTTGGGTTGCAGCGATTGCAACGGTTCAGGACGGACGGGGATTTTCGCGAGATATTCGCACGGTTGCGTTGCTGGTCTGGGGCGATCCTTCGCTTTATGACAGCACGTTGCGGATCGCGTCGCGGCTTAAGCCTGCGCCTGTGGTGACGGTCGTTCCGGGGGTCACCTCGATGCAGGTACTTACGGCGGGGCATGCCATTCCGGTCAACGAGGTGGGTGCGCCCTTTACCGTCACCACGGGGCGGCAGTTGCGCGATCATGGCTGGCCTGCGGGGGTGGATACGCTGGTCGTCATGCTGGACGGGGAGTGTTCGTTCGGCTCGGTGCAGCCTGCGGGCGTGCATATCTGGTGGGGCGCCTATGTCGGCATGGCCGAGCAGGTCTTGGCCGAGGGGCCGCTTGCCGAAATGGCCACGACGATCCCGCCCTTGCGCGAGCGGCTGCGGGCCGAGCATGGTTGGATCATGGATATCTACGTTTTGCGCCGGAAG
Protein-coding sequences here:
- the cobF gene encoding precorrin-6A synthase (deacetylating), encoding MEKLVLIGIGTGNPDHLTLQAIKAMRGADLILIPQKGPDKSDLAGLRHAMLAEHAADVPVAVFDMPKRDVSGGYLAGVDAWHDAIAAAWVAAIATVQDGRGFSRDIRTVALLVWGDPSLYDSTLRIASRLKPAPVVTVVPGVTSMQVLTAGHAIPVNEVGAPFTVTTGRQLRDHGWPAGVDTLVVMLDGECSFGSVQPAGVHIWWGAYVGMAEQVLAEGPLAEMATTIPPLRERLRAEHGWIMDIYVLRRKG